In Triplophysa rosa linkage group LG18, Trosa_1v2, whole genome shotgun sequence, a genomic segment contains:
- the LOC130569420 gene encoding uncharacterized protein LOC130569420: MLLEDQDFNFFLQLFHNIMPHVDILYAKLQKKDIDSVHIKGSIQQFQQDIQKIRNSLHSLVNQSSEGASQPKRRRLLSPEVHERIATEVCDTILQHTMERFCFTSHLVSATLLQADRFEQYTVAFPEDALSRTLKAYPVLNGSKLKTELSLIYCKEEFRTCCGAVDLLQLFKENNLEEVFSETVTLLKILITTPMTTAEAERCFSTLKRVKTFLRNSMTQERLNALAMLSMEKRMVTEIIDFNQKVIEKFASQKERRAKFIFK; encoded by the exons atgctgctggaggatcaggattttaatttttttctgcaacttttccacaacatcatgccacacgtggacatcctctatgccaaactccagaagaaggacatagattcagtccacattaaggggagcatccagcagttccagcaggacatacagaagatcag AAATTCTCTCCATTCTCTGGTTAACCAAAGCAGTGAAGGAGCTTCTCAACCAAAGAGGCGGCGGTTGCTTAGTCCAGAGGTCCATGAACGGATTGCAACAGAG gtctgtgacaccatactccaacacaccatggaacggttctgcttcacaagccacctcgttagtgccaccctgctgcaagcagacaggtttgaacagtacacagtggcgtttcctgaagatgcactgagtaggactttgaaggcctatccagtgctcaatgggagtaagctaaagacagagcttagtctcatctactgcaaggaagagttcagaacctgttgtggtgctgtggacctactgcagctgtttaaggagaacaatcttgaagaagtcttttcagagactgtcactctcctaaagatcctcatcaccacacccatgaccacagcagaggctgagaggtgtttctcaactttgaaaagagttaagacttttctgagaaatagcatgacccaggagagactaaatgcattggccatgctgtcaatggagaagagaatggtgactgagatcattgactttaaccagaaggtcattgagaaatttgcaagtcagaaagaaaggagagcaaaatttattttcaaatag